One part of the Anser cygnoides isolate HZ-2024a breed goose chromosome 9, Taihu_goose_T2T_genome, whole genome shotgun sequence genome encodes these proteins:
- the PAX3 gene encoding paired box protein Pax-3 isoform X6: protein MDLRPTLFLQVWFSNRRARWRKQAGANQLMAFNHLIPGGFPPSAMPTLPTYQLSEPSYQPTSIPQAVSDPSSTVHRPQPLPPSTVHQSSLPSNPESSTAYCLPSTRHGFSSYTDSFVPPSGPSNPMNPAIGNGLSPQVMGLLTNHGGVPHQPQTDYALSPLTGGLEPTTTVSASCSQRLEHMKSLDSLPTSQSYCPPTYSTTGYSMDPVTGYQYGQYGQSAFHYLKPDIA from the exons GTCTGGTTTAGTAATCGTCGTGCTAGATGGAGGAAACAGGCAGGAGCCAACCAACTGATGGCTTTCAACCATCTGATCCCAGGAGGATTTCCACCCAGTGCCATGCCAACTTTGCCGACATACCAGCTCTCCGAGCCATCCTACCAGCCCACCTCCATACCGCAAG CCGTGTCTGATCCAAGCAGTACAGTCCATAGACCTCAGCCTCTTCCTCCAAGCACTGTACACCAAAGCAGCCTCCCTTCGAATCCAGAGAGCAGCACTGCCTATTGCCTACCCAGCACCAGGCATGGATTTTCCAGCTATACAGACAGCTTTGTGCCTCCGTCCGGGCCCTCAAATCCCATGAACCCTGCCATTGGCAATGGCCTTTCACCTCAG gtaATGGGACTCTTGACTAACCATGGTGGTGTGCCCCACCAGCCTCAAACTGATTATGCCCTGTCCCCTTTGACTGGGGGCCTGGAGCCCACCACCACGGTCTCAGCCAGCTGCAGTCAGCGGCTAGAGCACATGAAGAGTTTAGACAGCCTGCCTACATCCCAGTCCTACTGCCCACCGACCTACAGCACCACAGGTTACAGCATGGACCCTGTCACAGGCTACCAGTACGGACAATATGGACAAA gtgcCTTTCATTATCTGAAGCCAGATATTGCATAA
- the PAX3 gene encoding paired box protein Pax-3 isoform X7 → MAFNHLIPGGFPPSAMPTLPTYQLSEPSYQPTSIPQAVSDPSSTVHRPQPLPPSTVHQSSLPSNPESSTAYCLPSTRHGFSSYTDSFVPPSGPSNPMNPAIGNGLSPQVMGLLTNHGGVPHQPQTDYALSPLTGGLEPTTTVSASCSQRLEHMKSLDSLPTSQSYCPPTYSTTGYSMDPVTGYQYGQYGQSAFHYLKPDIA, encoded by the exons ATGGCTTTCAACCATCTGATCCCAGGAGGATTTCCACCCAGTGCCATGCCAACTTTGCCGACATACCAGCTCTCCGAGCCATCCTACCAGCCCACCTCCATACCGCAAG CCGTGTCTGATCCAAGCAGTACAGTCCATAGACCTCAGCCTCTTCCTCCAAGCACTGTACACCAAAGCAGCCTCCCTTCGAATCCAGAGAGCAGCACTGCCTATTGCCTACCCAGCACCAGGCATGGATTTTCCAGCTATACAGACAGCTTTGTGCCTCCGTCCGGGCCCTCAAATCCCATGAACCCTGCCATTGGCAATGGCCTTTCACCTCAG gtaATGGGACTCTTGACTAACCATGGTGGTGTGCCCCACCAGCCTCAAACTGATTATGCCCTGTCCCCTTTGACTGGGGGCCTGGAGCCCACCACCACGGTCTCAGCCAGCTGCAGTCAGCGGCTAGAGCACATGAAGAGTTTAGACAGCCTGCCTACATCCCAGTCCTACTGCCCACCGACCTACAGCACCACAGGTTACAGCATGGACCCTGTCACAGGCTACCAGTACGGACAATATGGACAAA gtgcCTTTCATTATCTGAAGCCAGATATTGCATAA